ATTTgggtattataaaaaagaatgTAGAGCGTAACTTCTTTAGACCATAACACATGTAACACGAAATAACATAACTTTTCCACCAATGTTGTCAATTTGATAAGACCCACAATAAAAGACTACAGCATCCAAGAGTCCAAACCAAGACTTCACTTTATGATATAACAGAAAAGATTGATTGTGCAGAGAGAAAGGTATCCAGAAAAGAAGAATTATGTATTACTCAATGCCCACAAtttgcaaaaaagaaaagagagaacCCCTAAAGTTATCattctaattttgattttggaatctttaatttttttcttcttgaagAAGACTAAAAGAGAACTTGCAGCGAAGAgaataaaatttgaaattttgtttACTGATAGTCTTACTTATAACCGAAGTACATACAATAGATTTTGAGCTataatcacatacatacatatccaAACATCCTTTTTCATTGTCATGAATATTCAATGaagtaggaaaaaaaaaacactatgaaaaaatattacatgtataacatatactcgtattaagTTAATTTGTCGAAACAATTCTACTACTATATCAATATATGACTAGAATAGAATCCCTCAATGATTTGGGAATAAATTCTTGTAAAGCTTTATActctaaaacatatataaagccAAGAAGCATCACAAGCTAGTTTATGAACTATCAAACAAGCATGAAACAACTTTTTTCCACAAGCAAATGGTTTTGGGTCCTCTTCATATTTGTTGTAGTTACAGCAAATGCAGAAGACCTTACAAGCTCACTATGCAACACATGCACTCCCATATGTTCAACACCGCCATCTCCTACAACGTCCAAACCTCCGCCGCCATCTTTCCCATCCAAACCATCACCAATATCTCCTCCACGTGTTCCTCCTTCCAAGTCACCGCCAACATTAACTCCTATCCACAATGTTCCACCTCCACCAAGATTTTATTACTTTGATTCGCCGTTTGCTATATCTCCACCTATGGCAAAGTCATTTCCACCACCATCTTATGTCTCATCGGGTGGCAATAACAACGATGATGCTCCACCATCTCCAAGATTCATGTACTTCCCTTCCACACCTGCGGCTGGTAATAATATTGGACAAAATAATTATCCATATCCGTATTACATGTATGATTCAAAGGCTGCTGCTTCCTTGTCTGTACGATTTTTGTGGGTTGTAACGTTGTTGTTATGTTTACATGTCACACTTATTGTTTGATCATCAAATGAGTTTCGTATTCGGAAAATGTAGAATATAATATAGTATCTATACTTATTTTGAAAAGGTTTCATCTTTATTATTTCTTACTAACGGCTAGCAGTCTAGCACGTATCTATATATTGTTGATTGTATTTAAGTTGTAGTAATCGATgtgacaaaatatatatatttgaaagagTGATATATATCTTCTTTTGAGTCGTACTTTATAAGGAGACAATTATATCAtg
The sequence above is drawn from the Erigeron canadensis isolate Cc75 chromosome 4, C_canadensis_v1, whole genome shotgun sequence genome and encodes:
- the LOC122597642 gene encoding leucine-rich repeat extensin-like protein 5; amino-acid sequence: MKQLFSTSKWFWVLFIFVVVTANAEDLTSSLCNTCTPICSTPPSPTTSKPPPPSFPSKPSPISPPRVPPSKSPPTLTPIHNVPPPPRFYYFDSPFAISPPMAKSFPPPSYVSSGGNNNDDAPPSPRFMYFPSTPAAGNNIGQNNYPYPYYMYDSKAAASLSVRFLWVVTLLLCLHVTLIV